ACCGGAGTTTCCAAACCCCTAAATGGTTAGAATACTTCTTCGTATTTTGTGGCAGCTTAGCCTGTGAAGGCGGTGTGATTGAGTGGGTTGGCCTGCACCGTCATCACCATGCGCATTCAGACGAAGCGGTGGACCACCACAACTCAAACGAGGGATTTTGGTGGAGCCACATGGGTTGGATGCTGCATAAAGTTCCAGCCAAAAGCGAAGTTGAGCGTTTGACCAAAGATATTTCTGGCGATCCAGTTTACAAGTTTTTGGACGACTACTTTCTTCTGGTGCAGTTTGCCCTAGGAGTTGTGCTTTATCTCATCGGCGGCTGGCCTTTTGTTGTCTGGGGCATTTTTGTCCGCTTGGTGTTGGTGTATCACTGCACCTGGTTTGTGAATAGCGCAACGCACAAATTTGGTTATCGGAGTCATGAGTCTGACGATCGCTCTACCAACTGCTGGTGGGTGGCCCTCCTGACCTATGGCGAAGGCTGGCACAACAATCACCATGCTTACCAATATTCCGCTCGTCACGGCCTCCAGTGGTGGGAAATTGATATGACCTGGATGACGATTCAGCTTTTGCAAACCTTGGGTCTGGCTTCAAAGGTGAAGCTTCCTCCTAAGGAAGCTCAAGCCGCTTAGTCTTAACTCCGGTTAGCAAAACTGCTGCTGTTGAAACTACAGATTTGAGGATGTGGGGTTGCTCTGAGGGGCGGCCCCACTTTAGTTTGGGAGTGAGACGTTAAAACTGTCCATTTCCCTGGACAATATGCTTCACCGTTGTCAGCGTGTCTAAGCCAATTAAGCCACGACGATGACCCTTTTGATTAGACATGCCCAAGAACACCGCATCGCCTTGCTTGGGATTGCGTGAAAAGCGAGGGGAGGCGTTGATATAGGTTGAAGCGCTATTCACACCTAAAGCAAACTGTCGGCTCTCCTGGTAAGACTCAGTAACCAAACAATCTGCATGGCCACTGCTGTATTGGTTAATCCAGGCGATCGCGGTTTCAATACTACTCACTGTCTTAAACGCCACTACTTTGTCCAGGTAAGCTTGGCTCCATTCGCGATCTTCAGACAGCAGTAGATCTGGGTGTTCTGCGGCTAGCTCAGGGCTGCCTCTTAAGGTAAAGCCTTTTTCTCGCAAGCTGTC
This genomic stretch from Trichocoleus sp. FACHB-46 harbors:
- a CDS encoding acyl-CoA desaturase, with amino-acid sequence MTIAQATKPPLAWPIILFMGAIHIGALFAFVPGTFSWGAVGVALFLHWVTGGLGITLGWHRLVTHRSFQTPKWLEYFFVFCGSLACEGGVIEWVGLHRHHHAHSDEAVDHHNSNEGFWWSHMGWMLHKVPAKSEVERLTKDISGDPVYKFLDDYFLLVQFALGVVLYLIGGWPFVVWGIFVRLVLVYHCTWFVNSATHKFGYRSHESDDRSTNCWWVALLTYGEGWHNNHHAYQYSARHGLQWWEIDMTWMTIQLLQTLGLASKVKLPPKEAQAA